In Lycium ferocissimum isolate CSIRO_LF1 chromosome 7, AGI_CSIRO_Lferr_CH_V1, whole genome shotgun sequence, the sequence GAAAACCCCTAGTGATAATGATCATTTCCCTGCTACTCAACTTCAACTCACAGCAGCCAACAATAGTAGCAATATTCTTGATAATTTCCCTGTTAATTTTCCTCCTACTGTTCATACACTTTATCCTCACTCCCCTTCCATATTGGTTCATCaggtacatatatatttatgtatgcatTACTTGATCTACTGTAATAGGGGAAAATATAAAATGATTTGAGTTATTAACGTACATACACCGATAgtataaagaatttttatactattgatatattttaatctacttattttatattttaggttATTAATCCCACTTTTTATATATGGTTACTTGTGCAGTtattgagaatataattaaataaatgtaaataaaCTCTTTTTAACCgcttaaacttttagatgagatggtcatTGTCCCAACACTTCAACATAATATTAGAGTAGGTGATAGTCCTGGATTCGAGTCTCATCACTACAATAAGACTCAAACTCAAGGCATCTGTATGCTCTGTTACGATGTTGAAGTGTGCGGCTACCTTATCTAAAAGCTTTAGCTGTAAAAGAAAACACACCTTAACTTAATTATGTCTTCAATAGTTAGTAACCTAACAGAAAAAGCAGATTACCTAATACAACAAGTTTAGATACTACGACAATATTTTAAATTCTTCACAACGTTGGTATATATATTAactaaataaatacatatattaccCATATCTGGTAACTAGAACCTTTCTCATTtctattctttcctttttaggcTGAAGGAAAAGACACATCATCAGCTCAAATGACGAACAACATGGGGAATGTGGATCTTCCAAAGCAGTGCGTCATAGAGAATggcatgataagaacaaatgtTCAAAGTTGGGTCTTGATGATGACAGACATGGTCCCTAATTCTATTCCCTGTTGCAGCAACAAGCCCCTTCAAACCCTAGA encodes:
- the LOC132062991 gene encoding WUSCHEL-related homeobox 3-like encodes the protein MPRPRWSPTPQQLMILQDLYRQGLRNPTSSQVQKITGHLSLYGKLQCKNVFYWFQNHKARDRQKLRKEMLHKMQKTPSDNDHFPATQLQLTAANNSSNILDNFPVNFPPTVHTLYPHSPSILVHQAEGKDTSSAQMTNNMGNVDLPKQCVIENGMIRTNVQSWVLMMTDMVPNSIPCCSNKPLQTLELFPIKATGIKE